One genomic segment of Mycobacteriales bacterium includes these proteins:
- a CDS encoding AraC family transcriptional regulator, giving the protein MHRRTRDVRRPDVAADRPLARPPSTTVTSASTLDEASAALSATYSDVTVRLPVQQRRLQMRLTTFSTPNLALGDLELTSSTVRSARFPWFAVCLPVRGEVRVSTDRATALVAGRRGTIVAPGDPATVEYLSPRCHMRTILVERAALEAELSAMLGHTVVRPLIFDPTVDHGTGDAFERSLAMLSSEIHQPGGLATIPAMAPRLGRLVMAGLLTSCQHNYSAELDRPAGGHEPKPIRDAIDAIEARPAQITTVADIARAAGLSVRALDAGFRRHVGLPPMKYLRQVRLARVHSELLAAEPAVTTATSVAHGWGFVHYGRFAAEYRGVYGCTPSETLHSAATL; this is encoded by the coding sequence GTGCACCGACGCACCCGCGACGTTCGCCGCCCGGACGTTGCCGCCGACCGCCCGTTGGCGCGGCCACCCAGCACAACCGTCACGTCCGCCAGCACGCTCGACGAGGCGAGCGCCGCGCTCAGCGCGACCTACAGTGACGTCACCGTCCGACTGCCCGTGCAGCAGCGGCGACTGCAAATGCGGCTGACGACTTTCAGCACCCCGAACCTCGCGCTCGGCGACCTCGAGCTGACCAGCTCCACCGTGCGATCCGCCCGCTTCCCATGGTTCGCCGTCTGTCTTCCCGTCCGCGGCGAGGTACGCGTGTCGACCGACCGGGCCACCGCACTAGTCGCCGGCAGGCGAGGGACGATCGTGGCGCCCGGTGATCCCGCAACAGTCGAATACCTCTCCCCCCGGTGCCACATGCGGACCATCCTCGTGGAACGGGCGGCGTTGGAGGCCGAGCTCTCGGCGATGCTGGGTCACACCGTCGTGCGTCCACTGATCTTCGACCCCACCGTCGACCACGGCACGGGCGACGCGTTCGAGCGCTCGCTCGCGATGCTGTCCTCAGAGATCCACCAGCCGGGCGGACTGGCGACCATCCCAGCCATGGCACCCCGACTCGGACGCCTGGTCATGGCCGGCCTGCTCACCAGCTGCCAGCACAACTACTCCGCGGAGCTCGACCGGCCCGCCGGTGGGCACGAACCAAAACCGATCCGCGACGCCATCGACGCCATCGAAGCCCGTCCGGCCCAGATCACCACCGTGGCCGACATCGCCAGGGCCGCTGGCCTGAGCGTGCGGGCGCTCGACGCCGGGTTCCGCCGCCATGTGGGACTCCCGCCGATGAAGTACCTGCGGCAGGTGCGACTTGCCAGAGTGCACAGCGAACTGCTCGCCGCCGAGCCCGCCGTCACCACAGCGACCTCCGTCGCTCACGGGTGGGGTTTTGTTCACTACGGTCGGTTCGCCGCCGAGTACCGCGGGGTCTATGGGTGCACACCGTCGGAGACCCTGCACTCGGCTGCGACGCTGTAG
- a CDS encoding NAD(P)/FAD-dependent oxidoreductase has protein sequence MSELGTAAVETRGEREHLEAKYRAERDKRLRPEGNAQYIPVEGTFSQFSDDPYADGPESRPASTDLVDVVVVGGGFAGLLTSVELRRAGVDSFRVIEKGADFGGTWYWNRYPGIACDCESYIYLPFLEELGYVPTEKYARGAEIAAHLCVVARKYDLYENALFQTQVTDIRWSDTDARWVVSTDRGDAIRARFVVLGSGPLNRPKLPGIPGIADFAGRQFHSSRWDYDYTGGDPTGGMVKLADKRVAIVGTGASGVQIVPHVARDAEHLYVVQRTPPIVDSRDNAPTDHDWFARQAAGWQRRRMENFDAILAGVPQDADLIGDRWTTIWGGGAEARATGSPEAAAAALAEMDFAQLERIRARVDEQVLDPRYAAALKPYYGRFCKRPCFSDDYLPTFNRTNVTLIDTQGRGLDRITSTGIVFDGTEYEVDLIVHATGFEFGVAATRSGGFEVHGRTGTSLSEHRAEGVRSLHGIHANGFPNLFVIGGLHHAAVSINQPLVFGDQGRHVALLIKDLTGRGVRTAEVRPEAEKTWGEVIATRSTYSIDASRGCTPGAYNNENTFDKARPSVFATAFGGGPLEYAALLDRWRAESVEQDLELVPRLTGEKSTP, from the coding sequence ATGTCGGAACTCGGGACCGCGGCGGTCGAGACGCGCGGCGAACGAGAACACCTCGAGGCGAAGTACCGAGCGGAGCGCGACAAGCGTCTACGGCCCGAGGGGAATGCTCAGTACATCCCGGTCGAAGGTACGTTCTCTCAATTTTCCGATGACCCCTACGCCGACGGGCCCGAGTCGAGACCGGCGTCTACCGACCTGGTCGATGTCGTCGTCGTCGGTGGTGGTTTCGCCGGGCTGTTGACCTCCGTTGAGCTGCGCAGGGCCGGCGTCGACAGCTTCCGGGTCATCGAGAAGGGCGCGGACTTCGGTGGGACCTGGTACTGGAACCGCTATCCCGGGATCGCGTGCGACTGCGAGTCCTACATTTATCTCCCGTTCCTTGAGGAATTAGGCTACGTCCCGACCGAGAAATATGCGCGCGGTGCCGAGATCGCCGCCCATCTCTGTGTCGTCGCCCGGAAGTACGACCTGTACGAGAACGCTCTGTTTCAAACCCAGGTGACCGATATTCGGTGGTCGGACACCGATGCCCGATGGGTCGTCAGCACCGATCGCGGCGATGCGATCAGGGCTCGGTTCGTCGTCCTGGGCAGCGGGCCGCTCAACCGGCCGAAGCTCCCCGGGATACCCGGGATCGCCGACTTTGCCGGACGCCAGTTCCACAGCAGCAGGTGGGACTACGACTACACCGGGGGAGACCCGACCGGCGGGATGGTCAAGCTCGCGGACAAGCGGGTCGCGATCGTCGGGACCGGTGCGAGTGGCGTCCAGATCGTCCCCCATGTCGCCCGCGACGCCGAGCATCTCTACGTGGTGCAGCGCACCCCACCGATCGTCGACAGCCGAGACAACGCGCCGACCGACCACGACTGGTTCGCCCGCCAGGCCGCCGGCTGGCAGCGGCGTCGGATGGAGAACTTCGACGCGATCCTCGCCGGCGTGCCACAGGACGCTGACCTGATCGGCGACAGGTGGACGACCATCTGGGGCGGCGGCGCCGAGGCGAGGGCAACCGGATCACCGGAGGCCGCCGCGGCGGCCCTGGCCGAGATGGACTTCGCGCAGTTGGAGCGGATCCGCGCCCGGGTCGACGAGCAGGTTCTCGACCCGCGCTACGCGGCGGCGCTCAAGCCCTACTACGGCCGGTTCTGCAAGCGGCCGTGCTTCAGCGACGACTACCTGCCGACGTTCAACCGGACGAATGTGACGTTGATCGACACCCAGGGCCGGGGCCTCGACCGGATCACCTCGACCGGGATCGTCTTCGATGGCACCGAGTACGAGGTCGACCTGATCGTGCACGCGACCGGTTTCGAGTTCGGGGTCGCGGCCACCCGTTCCGGCGGGTTCGAGGTGCACGGCCGGACCGGTACGAGCCTGTCCGAGCACCGAGCCGAGGGCGTTCGCTCGCTGCATGGCATCCACGCCAACGGGTTCCCCAACCTGTTCGTCATCGGCGGCCTGCACCATGCCGCGGTGTCGATCAACCAACCGCTGGTGTTCGGCGACCAGGGCCGCCACGTCGCGCTGCTGATCAAGGACCTCACCGGCCGTGGCGTCCGGACCGCCGAGGTGCGGCCGGAGGCGGAGAAAACCTGGGGAGAGGTCATCGCCACCAGGTCCACATACAGCATCGATGCCAGCCGAGGCTGCACGCCCGGTGCGTACAACAACGAGAACACCTTCGACAAGGCGCGGCCCAGCGTCTTCGCCACGGCGT